The DNA sequence ATACAATAGAATagaatacaataaaataaatgatttaattaaaataaataatcaaataaaaagcCATGCTAAAGAGGTGGGTTTTAAGTTTAAAGATATCAGCACTGAACTACTGGATACTTGCACACTGGTCCAACAGCTCTGAGCTGCATAAAAGTGTAAAGTTTTTGTCCTGCTCTTTTGACCAACCAATAGACTTGACAAGCCCATGTGACCAAGTGCTTTAAAGACAAGTTAAAGGATTTTCAAATCAACAGATAAACTGAAAGGTAACCAGTGTAATGACTTTCTAACAGGTGAAATGTGTTCTCTCCCTCTGGTCAATAGTCAGCCCTCAGCAAGAATCCTGTCATGAACAAGGCCTTAAACGAGAGAGTGGTATGCAGTGtccaccctgctgctgctgctgaatggaACAGTCCCAGGGCAGTTCAACAGACAGCTGTATGTTGCTGCTTCACCCTAATCCTAGTCAGACACACTGCTGACTCAGCATGCTGATGCACCGAGTGTCCTGTCTGTTGTGTAGCCTGTGTTGTGTTATTGAGTcctgacaacacaacacacacctttACGCTATAACATACGGTGGCGGTGTTATAAAATAAATACCATataatgattaaatgtttttgccaTCAATGACAGTAATGGCAGATATGACAGATAATTTCAGACCTTAACTCTCCAGGTTCCTGCCACTTAGAAGCATATACATTTCATGTACTTGAGAAAGTATGTAGACACCAAAACATTACACTCACATCTCATTCCAGCACCATGGATGTTAATGGAGGCTCCCTATAAGAGTTTCTACTGTTATAGTGACcatactattttttttctctcttaataTGCTCAAAGCTAGCACCTACAGACCACAAACACTTCCACTGGATAAACTCTGAACTGACCGAGGTTCTGtccaaataaaatgtgttgtcCCTTCCTTTCCttaatctgaaatgttgtgttttaaccttcagggccaccatacTGAACACAGTGTTATGTTCATTAAAAACCAACTGaaatgacttttgctttgtgacatggagcataaTAATGCTGGATATGTGCATTTATTCTGATTTTAGCTGTGCCCAGTGGAATAGTTCTATTGATGGCAGTGTTATCTTTCAGACATTTGCGTTGACAGGAATAATTCAGATCGAAAGAaactgaggcagacagacagtgcCACCCTGGTTGCATTTTCTGCAACCCGGACATTGAACTGTTAGCTGTGGGGCTACATCAATAATGCATACCCAGGGAGTACTCACATGCCATCTTGGTGTTGTTTACTTCCTAACCAGGCAACCGTGTGTGACCTTTGCATATttgcatttgtacatttttctattcacattgtgtgtttttattgttattactatTTACCATTACTATTTTTGCATGCTGCGTGCTGAGCTATTGTAAAAAGCAATTTTCCTGCAGGGATCAATCAAgttattctgattctgatattACTCCACTTAAGTCCAgaatgaaattttgtacaaGCATTCATATTGTCTTTGGTGATCCACCAacttttcctcttgtgtttccACTAATCCTGTGAAATATCATGGCTGCCATCAGCTTACTTCAGTCTGCCACCAAGCTGTAGTTGGGAAGTTGATTGTTTTTCAGTTCAGCATGGATAAGATGCGATTCCATctcagaaaacaatgaaaacaaggggctaatatatgtatatatatatatatatatatatatatgtgtgggtgtgtgtgtgtgtatatacgaGGGGccttcaaaaagtttgtgggaAAAGGACAGTGGtttaaaaaatggtttaagttacgatgtttatttttgcattgcaagATGGAGTGGGTTCCAGAAGGGTCAACGGTGAATCAACACTATTACAAACAGGTTCTACTGTGAGAAAACATCTGAAGAAAGAGACCACAATTGTGGAAAAATTGTTTCATTCTTTGTCATGCTCACACTGCGCTCTCggtaaagcagtttctggcccaaaaacaaatcccagtgcttgatcaccctccatattcacctgatctagcactgtgtgattttttcctttttaagatCTAATCTGTGCTCAAAGAACACGTTTTGattctgtgtcagaagttaagaaaagaacgacagaggttctgagacaatTCTCCTAAGAAGACCTACTGTACTGCTTTaatcagtggaagacctgaatgcagcagtaTGTTGATGCAGAAGGAGAGTATGttggaggagaaagacattgaaaaatgtttatgttcaataaaattttATTACAGCTTTAGTCTTGTTATTCAACAGCCATACcttatatttgtgtgtaaaaatgtattttggttAACAGATAATTAGCTTTCTTACTCAGTGAcatctttcctctttcttcaaCTCCAGAATGAGGTGTCAGATGATGACTTCAGATTAGAGGTCACTCAGATTCACAAGGTaggtgcatgtgtctgtgtctttgtaaCTAAATTATTGCGCTGAATGCTCCACCCACATATTTAGctgcatgtgtatctgtgtctgtagGATTTTACAATGGAGACATTTGCAGGCCCGGTGTTTGCCAGCCTACGCAGCTCTTTAGGAATGACAGAGCAGGAGTATCAGCAGTCACTCTGTTCTGAAAACTGCTATCTCCAGTTCATTAGCAACTCCAAGAGCAAGGCTGACTTCTTCCTGACGTGAGTCAACACACAACAATTGTAATTCACTCACACACGTAATTGTTCAACTGTTGTTATAAGAAATTAACTTTTATTTGGAATTTAAATCCTATTTGCCTAAACTCAAGCCCAAAAGTCACAGTATATACTATAACTCTAGACCTAACATATTTAGCTTACTTCAACCTGCTGTGTTCCCCATAAAGATAGCTGTCATGACTCTCTACGCCCTGCTAACCTTGCACCTGCCACCTCCCTTGTAGAGATTTGGAGAAATGAGGACTCATGCTAAGCAACATATATCAAGGCAAGCTGCATTAGTCCCCTGCAGCTGTGGTTTTCACACAAATCATTTCAATTGCTTGGATCTGACCAAAAGAAGaccattttgtttgtttacatgtgtgagGCCATGGATGGCTTTCCATAGAGCACTGGTGCTAGAGAGGTCATAGCAAACAGATACCTGTAAGTTACCAAACTGCAAGAATtgaaagacaaaatacacaCCATTCAATTTTCAACCCTACTGCTTACTGATAGAGACTCTAGCTATGGCTAATTGCTCCTAAGTTCACCAAAACACAACTCAGAGGagcctttttatttttggatgttttgcttgtttttttatttttatttatttatttatttatttatttttaccaaaCTAATTATCCAATACAACTTTAACCTTTTCTCCCAACTACCATTGTAACTTTCCATCATAGTGTGTACAGAAAAAGGTACACCCAGATGCTAGAGTCTATTCTGGCAGGTCACACCTCATGTAGTGCCTCACatattgttttatgtgttgtctttttcttaCCGGATGGAGAGCTGAGCATTTGGTCCAGCTAGCCTCAGTTTTTTCTTCCAGTTGGTCTTTGGAAGGTGAAACAAAGACAGCAGGATGACACTTTGATATGCACTGCAGATTCATTGTTGTAGTTACACCACTGGAATTGCTATCATCCGTGGTCACATCTATTTTCCAAGTCTGGTATGAACCTCATTCAAAATCCCatcaacatttctttttttcttttcattatgcTAATAACTAACAATCCAGCCTTGTGGCTTACTTCATATTTTTAGACAAGGGTGGtagtttcttttaaaaaaacaataatatttttgtttattcaacatttatgtttgtttgttgttgttttttttttttttttagcagaagTGATTCATGAAAAATCTAGTTTGTTTAGAAAGCTATAGGAGCCTCCCTGGAACTTTCCCTGACATACAGTGTTTTGTGAGTCCTCGCTTCCGTGAATCTTTTCAAGTGAGATGATGAGTGTGAAGTTAGTACAGCAGTGTACTATTGTGCAAAAGCTGCTTAATATTATCTTACAGTTTAAGAAAGCAAGATGTTGCaattcagaatcagaatcagaatcagactttattgccaagtaagtttgcacatacaaggaatttgtcttggtatattggtgctaaaggacaattataataaaaagaaaagagcaaaaagcaaaaactatatttacaggaACATAAGTAaaggagcataaatatacataattaaattaaagtgtaaagtgtagagtgcaaatgtttgaaggtggcagtgattgtccggggagatgtgtgttaatgtaacatgtagtggggggtggggggattatagtctgtgacggtctgtgtgtgtgtgttgggggggtgggggtgggggctatgtcttgttgaggagcccagttgcagaggggaagaaactgttcttgtggcgtGAGGTCTTGATTTTGATGGaccgcaacctcctgccagaagggagtgaccaagagtttgtgaccaggatggGAGGGAttggccatgatctttcctgctcACCTCAGGGTCttggaggtgtacaggtcctggagagaaggcaggttacagccaaTCATCTGCAGCGTGTTATCCGCAGACCGGATAACAcactgcagtctgcctctgtccctggcagtagcagcagtgtaccagattgtgatggaggaggtgaggacggactcagtgatggaggtgtagaagtgcaccatcattgtccttggcaggttgaacttcttcaaTTGttgcaggaagtacatcctctggGCCTTCTGACaggggagtcacacaggatgatgggggagggtgaagctgtgCTCTTCCTGAAGTCGacaactatctccactgtcttcacagcgttgagctccaggttgttCTCACTGCACCACATGACCAGCTGgtcaatctccctcctgtaggcagACTCATCCCCcccagagatgagcccaatgagggtggtgtcgtcagcaaacttcaggagtttgacagactggtgactggaggtgcagctgttggtATACAGGGAGAAGAGCAGAGGGGAAagaacacagccttgaggggaGCCGGTGCTGATGGtctgagagtcagagatgtgttttcccagcttcacatgctgcctcctgtccaacaggaagtctgtgatccacctgcagatggagtcaggcatGCTCAGCTGGGAGGGCTTGTCATGTAGCAGTGCTGGAAGGATGTGTTGAAGGTggagctgaagtccacaaacaaGATTCTAAATCTGAATGACAAATTCTATGACTATATCCAGTATGCTGTGTTTAGTATTGGTAAATCTCAGACAATATATAGaataacaattttttttatgaTAAAAGAGTTAGAGTCTGGGGATGTTGTATTATTAACAGGATGGATATGTACTTACTCTGTGCTTTTCAATTTCCAGAAATGATAAACGCTTCTTTTTGAAGACCCAGAACAAAAGGGAAATCAAATTCCTTCTGGCCAACCTGAAGATCTACATGGAACATCTGAGGACATACCCACATTCACTGCTCGTCAAGTTCCTAGGTACACATTACACAAATATGTATGATGATAAACTTAAAAAGATAATTTGACTTAGATATCTAAACAATAGTACAGTACATTAGGACTAACTAACcaaaatctacatttttttttcatggacaGAAATTTGtattaatactgatgcattttattatagacttatttttatattatgcACAAGTAGATGTTATGGACTATCAAAATTAGTACAAATATTACTATTAAGTAACTAATTATTACATAAATTAATAggatttaatttacattaaatccatCTTGGGGCACCAGATAGTCAATTCATTAAATCTGTCTCATATACTAATTATTAATTTGAAACcttgattaataattaagttACTAACTAAAACCAAAATTACTGTATCAATAGTTGATGGATTTGGAGTTCTGCAGCATAGAGGTTAGCAATACTCACTTTTGTACAATAATAAAAAGACCAGCAAAACTCTGTGTATTCAGTATTCAAAAGTATTTATGTCAACACATaccaaatgaaatgacaaaacacaaactctaaCCTAATCTACCAACACTATATgtggatgtgtgcatgtatgaatgtgtatgtgagtgtgtgtgtctgtgtaaaacaataaatgctAACAACCAGTAACCTGACTATAAACAGACAGTGCTCAAGTAATAATTGAATTAAATCAATACATATACTGGCAATGTTGAAAAGCCCTATGCTTAGCCAAGCTGTGCAATGAAAGGTATGTAAACTAAGCCCAGTTATATTACCAAATTTAGGGGAAAAAGAAGATGCCTTTGGTGTGCTGCTCTGAAAagtgctgttgttgctgttaagGTCGCGTAAACAGCAGTTATCCAGGCTGGGTGATTTCAGTGTCGTTGAGGAGATAAGTTCCTTTGTTCTCCTTGCAGAGTTAGCTGGTTGATGCTAACTCTGTGCtgtggcttttttttctgttggtgaACGCAGCTGGCAGACCTTGTGTCATACCTGCTGGTACTTGTTCCTTTGGTAGGCTCTTGTGTCGCTACCAAATTTCAGTCCAGTGCAGGCCTATGAGGTcagagagcagaagagagagacatgacTCTCTCAAGGAGTCCTCtgtaataagtaataatactttattattattattattattattattattattattattattattataaactaCTGAGAGTTACTTTCTACATTTGCTCATTTGGTTCACTTTCACTGTTATTTCAGCGTCATTTCCACCAGCAGGCAGCTATTTTCAATGACAAAGCAAgaataaacccactgtacactatcCCCTCAGCCTCAAATGACAAAGTTTGCTAGTAGCTAGGGAACATGGTGAAACATTCATAGCAACTAAGGAGCTGATGGACACCAAAGGATGAATGTTGTAATTAAATTCATTgagtggccagaaacatgaataaaatgaatgttcATGTTACTCTGTATTTGCTGGAATGTGTAAATAGCCAACTGGTGGGCGACATGCTCACCATAACTACATTATCAGATGATAATATGTCAGATTAAATGTTGCACTGGACTGAGTGATTTCTTACTGTTTTTTCAAGGTGTTCACAGGATCAAAATCCCACACAGACGGAAGgtacagatcacattttattacTGTTCTATGTGGCACTATAATTACCGGATGTTACCTAGAATTATAGAATTTTCTTTGTCCCTTGTGCTTTTGCAGAAATACTTCATTGTCATGCAAAGTGTGTTTTATCCAGATGATCGAATCAATGCCAGGTATGTTTGGTTTGGTAGTTCCCAGAAACATAAAGCACAAGTAATATTAGTAACAGTGCAGCCTCTTTATATGGTATGATGTGTGTTTCTTGTTGCCAGGTATGACATTAAGGGCTGTGAGGTGAGTCGTTGGACGGAACCTGCACCGGAGGGAAGCCAGATTATCGTGGTTCTCAAAGATCTCAACTTTGAAGGCCAGTATATCACTCTGGGTAAGCGAACACAATGTGATAtttatgtgtgctgtgtgtgtgtgtcaaatgcCAGTGTGTAATAGCAGTAAGGGTGACATAGTTACACCTCCCATCAGGCTAGTCAGTGAATTGTTTTTACAACTGTGCCAAAATGCGTGCCTCTATCTTAAATTTACCATGTGCAAACATCCAATTCAAATAAATATCATTCAAATCAAAATTAAATGTCAGTAGTAATATCTATATATTAAGGGTTAGGATTAGGATTAGCCTTTATTGTCTTAGGTATCCAAGAAGCATCAGTGTCACAGCAACATACAATCTCTCCACATATGCACGCATAGTCAAAGTTACAGACAACATTCAACATCAATAACCACACCTGTGCCCTCTTGACAGTTCCCCAAGTAAAAGCcaaagcaaatacacacacacccaattCATATCTTTCCACTCAGTAGTTTGATATTGGAATTAAAGAAAACTTATATTTATTAAACTTAAAGTTGTTGCACCAACTCTGTAATTTCTGCCTGAAGGCATCAGCTCATACTTTGTGAAAGATGTGGTCTAGGTCACAGGTCATCTTAAGGCCCTGCTTTCTCACTGTCTCCTCAAATATCTCCTGAATTGAAGATGGGGGCAGTATACCAATTATTTTTCCAGCACTTTTAATCAGGTTTTGGAGTTGTGATTTGAGTTTACCAGACAGGTTGCCAAACCATGTAGCGATGCTGTAGCAAATAATCAATTCAGTGGTTATTAAACACGCTGTACATGTTTGTAGTCGTGtttgagctgtaatgttaaatggtgtgtatgtgtgcagaccAGCAGCGGCCCTGGCTCCTGCGGCAGGTGGAGATCgacacacacttcctctgtaGGCTCAATGTATTGGACTACAGTCTTCTCCTGGCCCATCAGCCCTTACACCACGATGAGCGTCACCAGAGTCTTTCCTTTGCAAGTCTCATCATGAGAACCAAAAAGTCAGTGTCTTTAACTTGTTTTCCTGACATTTGGCTTCCGCCACTACACAACCCTTTCCTGGTACTCATGACTGGCCTGTGATGCTATTTTCAATTACCTTTTCATTTACAGTGCAATTAAACTATAATCTGTACCAGTTTGTCAGTGCATACCATTGtagtggggaaaaaataaagTAGTCGTTCAGTGGAAAAATAACCAATAgctatttattgtttaaatgaCTCATCAAACAACATAACAAAGAGTCTACAGTCATGcactctgtgaggctgtacttaggcatAGGGGTGCTTTAAGTTAAATTCTTTGTTGACTGGTCAGCGGAAACTAACCACAGCTGTGCGTTGTTACTGTACTATAATATATGGTTGGGCTGATGGCTGACAGTCATCAGGATGTTGATCTTGGCATTGTgatcacacatacatatatacaacaATTCCAGTATCATCATAAATCCAGcctttaaaacataaatatttgcATCTAAAGTACcacaaatatttcaaataatgaTTAGCCAAACACCTGCACTAAAGGTTATTCAAGACACGTGGCAGACACCCCAAGTCAAGGCGAAGGGGTttggagacaaagaggagaaagtCCTCATTCTGGCCTCTACTTCTAAACTAGGAGGCAATACCTGCAGTAGTATACTGAACTATCACTTGGTGCCTCCTTGTGGAAAGTAGGGAATATAAACTTGCAGTTTCCAACAGCCACCCCCAGATTTGTGCAGCAAATAATGTTTTATACAACTTTATTCATCTGTGATTTCAGGGAATGGGATTAATCTGGAAACTGGGAGTATGTATTCTCAACCCTGAATAATAACCTTAGCATGGTGAACCTTTCCATCCTTTCCAGGCTAGGTTTCAGTTATCCTTCCAATGGGCCATGATGCTTGAGGATATTTGGGGTCAACTATCATCTCAACTTGATCTGATTCCAAGTTTGTCTTGTAAGTCTCCCATTTTTTCCTGGTGTAAAGGATTGGATCCCGTATAACTGGATTTTGTCATGGTCAAGGGTCTTCTCTCTCCAAAGTCCCCCTCCCACTCAGATCATCCCAGCCACTGTACTTGGACCTTGACTCCATCTATGCCACTTTGAAAGCTTTTGGGAGTGTTTTACCCTGTTTTATGTCATCAACTGGATTATTCTTTAAGTCAGCATATATTCAGCTCTTCATGCCAGTCACCCTGAATATCAGCTATTTTTGTGCCAACATCTTGTAGTGACAGGACTAAAATGTTATCCATGCTAGGACTGTTATGGAATCTGACCATAGGGTCATTGACTGTAGTTGAATTGTGAGCGAGGAACTGAGAATGTTAGCCAGCTGGGTACCAGATAGGGCTGCACATAGTTCAACACAAGGAATAGATAGCTGGCTGTACGAGATCTAACCATAATGAGGCTAATGTGGGTGTGGTGTGCATCTCTCCAACCTCAGTGGATGAACTCAGTCACTCGATGCTGGACCCAATTAATATTTCACCCTCGGATACCAATTTTCATTGCATATGCAGTGAAATGTTACATTGTAGAGGCCAGGTATGATAAAGAAGAGGAGCTGAAACACAATCAAGCTGAGGCCAACAAAACATGGCAGACTACAGTAATGAAAGGAACTGATTTTGATTGGTGTTATTTTAGCCAAGCcattgaaatataaaaaatgttaaacGAATTATGCAGTAATCTTAAATGATTATGAATTCAAAATACTCTCTCCCACTCTGATTCGTATGGCACCATTTTCACCCATGCTTCAAAGTTAAACTTGGTACTGGCTCTGATCTTTAAAACCACCTTGTGAGCAGTCCATCCAGGAAGTGCAGAGCACCTGCACAGTAAGGTGCAGATGTTCTGTGGGAGCCAGTCAAATTTAAGGTCACAACACATCAGTTTATTTATGCTCAGCTATCCCACATTCCACCTCAGAACAAAGTATGCAGACTCACTCACGACTGAAAAGTCTGCAGCAGTTCTGATCACAGCATTAGTGCACACTGCAGGATGGACAAATTGTGTTTGAGATGTTACTCACCATGCCATATTGGTGCTAACCATAGCTAGTCAGTTCCTGCTCAGTCTCCAAACATGTGCTGGCTCCTTCACACTCAGGAGTGAGTCCATGGCCACTTCTCTGCATGCAGATCTTGTACCTCAGCTGGGGGAGGCGATAGTTGTGATTGGTGATTGAAAATCCCCTACAGACATTGTACAGTGCAGTAATTGGGTGTGGTGGAAAGCAGACAGAGCCAGTGGGGATATGTGAAATGACACTGAATCTGACTACCTTGTCCCAATTTTGTTTGTTGACTTACAGGGGGATGAGCTGGTTGTAGGCATCAATCTGCTTGAACCAGTCATCATCTGTTACAGGTGCTACAGCAGCGTTAGCTGAAGGATGTATATTTATAGTgtagctgcagcacagagcatGGTATGGTTCAACaaaatttcaattcaattcaattcaattttatttatatagcgccgtatcacaacaacagtcatctcaaggcacttttcatatagagcaggtctagaccatactctttaaaataggtatttacagagagagacccaacaaatcccaccaagagcaagcactaggcgacagtggcaaggaaaaacttccttttaagaggcagaaacctcgagcagaaccggactcagggtgggcggccatctgcctcgaccggttgggttaagaaggaaaggggggggggggtagagaatagcgaaagaagaacatagcataacacaggttccatatcagatgtaagatgaggccagtaatacagcagtagtagtgatagtagtgataattaaagtattaactgctaacacagcaatacaactaatagcagtagcagtataagtaatttctaattctagcagcaggtgttgagtggagttgtaggagcagcaggagacttgtcatcacagatcagactctacagctccagaggaagaaatacctgcagaaagagacagaagaggagag is a window from the Lates calcarifer isolate ASB-BC8 unplaced genomic scaffold, TLL_Latcal_v3 _unitig_909_quiver_1441, whole genome shotgun sequence genome containing:
- the LOC108880342 gene encoding phosphatidylinositol 4-phosphate 5-kinase-like protein 1; this encodes TSFLFLQLQNEVSDDDFRLEVTQIHKDFTMETFAGPVFASLRSSLGMTEQEYQQSLCSENCYLQFISNSKSKADFFLTNDKRFFLKTQNKREIKFLLANLKIYMEHLRTYPHSLLVKFLGVHRIKIPHRRKKYFIVMQSVFYPDDRINARYDIKGCEVSRWTEPAPEGSQIIVVLKDLNFEGQYITLDQQRPWLLRQVEIDTHFLCRLNVLDYSLLLAHQPLHHDERHQSLSFASLIMRTKKSVNPGYSPVHTGTAAVPGEVPEDDSILLLSEMDSRCLKQPQEADASSGSTPQMCQKHAGPDSDATELPDFRAQNRRLLPNLKNPLHVIDGPEQRYFIGIIDIFTVYSFKKRLEHWWKRLRHPGRSFSTVSPQTYCLRLCEWVQDHTK